One Clostridia bacterium genomic window, GAGATAAACTTCTCCGGCGCGCTGACGATACTGACCGGCGCGCTGCTGCTCACCGGCTCCTGCCTCTGCAAGCTCGGCGCGGAGCAGGCGGAGGGGAACGCGGCCGCAACCGAAGAGGCGCGGCCCGAAAACGAGCTTTGATTTCAATAATGATATAACGAAACGCAAGGAGGCAACACCATGAAAAAAGCACTTATCGTTTACGGCGGGTGGGACGGACACGATCCCGTCGGCGTCGCGGACGTCTTTGAAGAGATACTCCGCAAAGAAGGCTTCGAGGTCGACCGTTCGGATGACCTGAAAGCGTACGAGGGCGACCTGAGGCAGTACGACCTGCTCGTGCCGGACTGGACTATGGGCGACATCTCCGGCGACGGCGCCTGGAACGTCAGTGAGGCGGTCGCCTCCGGAGTCGGCATCGCCGGATGCCACGCGGGGCTCTGCGACGCCTTCAGAAACTGCGACCTGTGGCAGTTCGTCACCGGCGCGCAGTTCGTCGCGCACCCGGGCGGCGAGGTCACCTATACGGTGAAGATGAACCGCGCCAACCCCGACCCGATAACCGACGGCATAGACGACTTCGAGATAACGAGCGAGCAGTATTACCTGCACGTCGACCCCGCGGTCAACGTGCTGGCGACGATCCGCTTCCCCACCGCCGACTGGCACCACTCCGTCAACGGGCCGGTGGACGTTCCCGCCTGCTTCACGAAGCGCTGGGGCGAGGGGCGCGTCTTCTATCTGAGCGTCGGGCACAACAGATACACCTTCGACATACCGCAGGCGCGGGAACTGATGCGCCGCGGATTCCTTTACGCAGCGAGGTAACGGTATGAATATAGGCATAGTCGGATGCGGCAACATCAGCGGCATCTATCTCGATAACCTCACGGGCAGGTTCAAAAACGTCTCCGTCGCCGCCGTCGCGGACCTCGACGAAAACCGCGCGCGAGAGAAGGCGGAGCGCTACGGCGTCCGCGTGATGACGCTCGACGAAATGCTCGCGGACGGCGGGATCGACCTGATACTCAACCTCACGACTCCGCTGAGCCACTACTCCATAAACAAAAAAGTCCTGCTCGCCGGCAAGCACGTCTACGTCGAAAAGCCGCTGGCGCTCAACTACGCCGAGGGCAAGGAGCTGATCGAGCTGGCGGAAAGCAGGGGGCTTTACGTCGGCTGCGCGCCGGACACCTTCCTCGGCGCGGGCATACAGACCTGCTGCGAGCAGATAAAGAGCGGCGCGATAGGCAGACCCGTCGCGGGCTCGGCGTTCATGATGTGCCACGGGCACGAGGGCTGGCATCCCTCGCCCGATTTCTACTACGACTACGGCGGCGGGCCGCTGTTCGACATGGGCCCGTACTACGTCACCGCGCTCGTGCGCATGCTCGGCAGGGCGGAGAGCGTCTTCGCCTACTGCGGACGCGGCAGCGACACCCGCGTCATCGGCAGCGAGCCGAGGCGCGGCGAGGTGATTCCGGTGAAGGTCGACACGCACGACGCGGGGCTGATCCGCTTCGCGAACGGCGCGATAGTCACGCTCGTGACGAGCTTCGACGTATGGAACCACTGGATGCCGATAATGCAGATTTACGGCACCGACGGCTCGCTGAACGCGCCCGACCCGAACAACTTCGGCGGCGAAGTCAAGGTCGCCACACAGGAGAATATGGACTTCCACGACGTTCCGCTCGTCTCCGGCTACGTGGAGAATATGCGCGGGATGGGCGTTTCCGAGCTCGCGCTCGCGCTCGAGGAGGGACGCGTCAACAACGCCTCCGGCCGCCTCGGGCTGCACGTGCTGGAGATAATGGACGGCTTTGTCCGCAGCAGCGCCGAGCGCCGCGAGGTGAAGCTCGAAAGCTCCCCCTCCGACCCCGTACCGCTCGACTGGTCCGCGCCCGTCGGCGAGCTGCGAACGAAGTGAGCAAACGCAAGCGCCGATAGGTTTGTCATCCTGAGCGGAGGCGAAGGATCTTACGGAACGCAGCGGTCGATCTGTCATCCTGAGCGGAGCGGGCGAAGCACGCGCAGCCGAAGGATCTTAAGGACGAGTTTTTGTCAAAAATATAAGTGTGCGGAAGAAAACGAACGGTAAAGTCACGTTTTCGACTGCACACTTTTTCTTTTGTTATTAACGTTACCGACAAGATCCTTCGACTTCGCAGCCCGCGGCTGCTCCGCTCAGGATGACAACCCTTTCCCTCACTTCAGATTCGGGCAGTGCGAAACTATAAACCCGCGGACGAACTCGAAGTCCTCCGGCGCGGCGTAGACCTGATTGTGATTGAGCCCGGCGTTGACCTTCAGCAGTCCGCGGCGGGGGTACGCCTTGACCCTGCGCACCTTCGCGAACTCGGAATACATCTCCGTGCGCGTCGCCGCGAGCCCCGCGCCGACCGTGCCGGGACGTCCGGCGGCGGCGCCTATCACCGCGGCCGCGACGCCGATGCCGCGCGCCTTCTTCGCCTGCTTCTCGGTCTGCCTGTGGTTGACGCCGTTCTCGTCCATCTCGAACTCGACGACGTATTTGCCTCCCATGATCGCGGCGTAGATGAGGTAGCCGATACCCACCAGCACGATCATTCCGGCAAAGATGATGCCGAATACCTTGAGGTTGCTCAAAAATCCGCTCCACCAGAAATCAGAATCCCCCATGCCGATCACCGTCATCAGAACGAACATCCCGAGGAAGATGAACGAAAAGATCTTGATGAGCAGCAGGAATACCGTCGGGTTTTTGAAAAGCGACATCTCGTAGACCCAGCGGTATTTGCCGTCTTCGCAAAGCCGTACTCTGTTATCCATATCGCGCGCTCCTTTCGTGTTTTCATAACGATTATAGCAGATTTTCGCGGATAAAACAAGTGTTGCCGTAATTTGTCAGTGACAAATTACGGCAACAATCATAAACAACCGTTTCAGTTCACGAAAAGCGCTTCGCGCTTCTTATAATACATTATGTTGGCGCAAACCATAATAACGGATATTGCTATCTTGAACACGAGTGTAGGAGAAAGCAAACTTATCACCGATCCATACTGTTTGATCAAGATGGCGTAAGCTATGATGGTGTAGATTACATCGGAAGCGCCGACCGCGATGTATGTTTTTATAAGAAGCTGCGGCGCGCCGCGCTTTAGTCCTATAAGTCTGACCACGGTAACGAACTGCAGCGCCGCGATGCCTATAGTGATAACGGCATAAATAACGTCTATATACTTGAAGATATTAGGAACCGCAGAATAGTCGGCGTTTCCGCCGAACACAAGCGTTAACGTTCGGGTTGCGAAGACAAGATTCAGCACCGCGGACGCCCAAAGTGCGAAATATATCA contains:
- a CDS encoding ThuA domain-containing protein; amino-acid sequence: MKKALIVYGGWDGHDPVGVADVFEEILRKEGFEVDRSDDLKAYEGDLRQYDLLVPDWTMGDISGDGAWNVSEAVASGVGIAGCHAGLCDAFRNCDLWQFVTGAQFVAHPGGEVTYTVKMNRANPDPITDGIDDFEITSEQYYLHVDPAVNVLATIRFPTADWHHSVNGPVDVPACFTKRWGEGRVFYLSVGHNRYTFDIPQARELMRRGFLYAAR
- a CDS encoding Gfo/Idh/MocA family oxidoreductase, which encodes MNIGIVGCGNISGIYLDNLTGRFKNVSVAAVADLDENRAREKAERYGVRVMTLDEMLADGGIDLILNLTTPLSHYSINKKVLLAGKHVYVEKPLALNYAEGKELIELAESRGLYVGCAPDTFLGAGIQTCCEQIKSGAIGRPVAGSAFMMCHGHEGWHPSPDFYYDYGGGPLFDMGPYYVTALVRMLGRAESVFAYCGRGSDTRVIGSEPRRGEVIPVKVDTHDAGLIRFANGAIVTLVTSFDVWNHWMPIMQIYGTDGSLNAPDPNNFGGEVKVATQENMDFHDVPLVSGYVENMRGMGVSELALALEEGRVNNASGRLGLHVLEIMDGFVRSSAERREVKLESSPSDPVPLDWSAPVGELRTK
- a CDS encoding zinc ribbon domain-containing protein, with amino-acid sequence MYCEKCNAKLPDNTKFCTSCGAYIESRKHEAQDPNASLYQDPFRGFPMKWHKFLIYFALWASAVLNLVFATRTLTLVFGGNADYSAVPNIFKYIDVIYAVITIGIAALQFVTVVRLIGLKRGAPQLLIKTYIAVGASDVIYTIIAYAILIKQYGSVISLLSPTLVFKIAISVIMVCANIMYYKKREALFVN